A segment of the Candidatus Hadarchaeales archaeon genome:
AAGGAGCACGAGTTTTGATTGCAGCGGAAGAGTTTTTATTACCTCGACTATATGATCCTGTTCTATCGTTTCATGAGCTTTCCTGACATGCTCAACCGTAACCGTCTCCGCGCCTTCCTCTTCGGCGATTTCTCCCGCAACCCTGAGAAGATCAAGAGCTCTTCTAGCATCTCCGTGTTCCCTTGCCGCGTACGCCGCACAAAGCGGAATAACACCTTCCGCAAGCACACCATCACAGAAACTCATCCTCGCTCTCTCTTCCAGAATGTCTCTCAACTGATTGGCATTATATGGTGGAAAAACAACTTCTTCACCGCTAAGACTGCTTCTGACCCTCGCATCAAGCATGTTTATAAAACTCAGATTGTTCGATATACCTATGATGCAAGTTCTGGCTTTTTTAAGCTCTAGGTTTACTCTGGTGAGACTGTATAGAACGTCATCCCCTTCTTTTCTGACCAGCTTGTCTATCTCGTCAAGAACAATGACAACCTGCCTGTTCTCCGCATCCAATGTTTTGACGAAGGCCCGATAGACTTCATCCAAGGGCCACCCAGTCCTCGGAATTCTGGGGAGATTTTTTACAACTTCCGATTCCTTCATCTGATCTAGCAGCGTTTCGGCGAGAGATGCGAGAACGCGATAATGTGTGTTCACGATTTCACAATTGAGATAAAGGACATTCACTTTCATTTGCGAGTTTTTGCTCGCTTCTTCCAATTCTTTTCCCACATATCTGACCGTGGCCGTTTTGCCCGTCCCAGGCTTGCCGTAGATCAAAACATTTGAAGGTGTTTCACCTCTTAGAGGAGCCGCAAGTATTCTAGCCAGTTGTTTAACCTGCTCATCTCTATGGAGAAGCCTGTCCGGAATGTATGTATGTCGTAAAAATTCTCGGTTTTTGAATATCGGTTTCGTCCTCATGATATCCTCAAACAGGTTCTTTTGAATCAATTCCAGACACCTCCTCTCCAGCTGGGATTTCCCCCAGCTCGTTCATCCAGCCCTCAACGAACAACGAAAGCTGATTGATGAGAAATCTCTCCTCCAACAAAATGTTTTGGTCCTCCTCGGGCGAAAGCACGAATTTCAAAAGTTTAGTTAGCCTGCGATTGAGCAAAATTTTGAATAGGGATGATATGGATTTTGCCATGTCCGTATTTCCTTTCTTGATGAGACTGGTTATTGTTCGGCGAACGTTCTCGTAAAAATTCTCCGGAAGCTGCTGCAGAGAATCGCTCATCTCCTCTGCGAGTATTTTCTTTTTGATCTCGGTCACTGTTATTGTCTCCACCTCGGCAAGACCTTTCTCCTCAAAAACTTCTGCCTCCCAGCGCCATAGTTCTGCCCTTTCTCCAGCCTCAAACGGTCCAAGAGTCTTTCCGCCGACCTCCACCTGATCAACATCTTGAAGAAACTTTACCACTAATTTCATTCATTTCACCCTGGCGATAAGCCCTTCTTTCGGAGCGTACAATGTCCCCCTCTTTTTTTCTTCCTCTATGACATACTCCACAAAGTCCTCGTCTATTCTTTTTTCAAGCGCGATACGTTTGACCTGTTCTACTGGTGCCGCGC
Coding sequences within it:
- a CDS encoding ORC1-type DNA replication protein, which produces MIQKNLFEDIMRTKPIFKNREFLRHTYIPDRLLHRDEQVKQLARILAAPLRGETPSNVLIYGKPGTGKTATVRYVGKELEEASKNSQMKVNVLYLNCEIVNTHYRVLASLAETLLDQMKESEVVKNLPRIPRTGWPLDEVYRAFVKTLDAENRQVVIVLDEIDKLVRKEGDDVLYSLTRVNLELKKARTCIIGISNNLSFINMLDARVRSSLSGEEVVFPPYNANQLRDILEERARMSFCDGVLAEGVIPLCAAYAAREHGDARRALDLLRVAGEIAEEEGAETVTVEHVRKAHETIEQDHIVEVIKTLPLQSKLVLLAISILAQRKPRPVTTGEVYEYYKMICHKSGTDVLTSRRVQDLIAELDLLGIICARLVNRGRYGRTKEIKLNIHPLQVQALVQEDAILSLVGPEIFASLSP